One Dasypus novemcinctus isolate mDasNov1 chromosome 1, mDasNov1.1.hap2, whole genome shotgun sequence genomic window carries:
- the NOA1 gene encoding nitric oxide-associated protein 1, producing MLPTLVTRGLLFPVLRGSAPAVVRHGLREQLIKKRCAASSFLQHSSGLGHELHHGRTASGDYGGETDMEERFLFPEYIPEPVPEPTPEEQLRELQQRQEEQERRSQERREERRQQKLRASRRRVHLVVGHPDPTVPSSGVSCSGCGAELHCQEPGVPGYLPSEKFLRAAAQEDGGLARTVCQRCWLLVHHRRALRLQVSREQYLELVSTALRRPGPALVLYMVDLLDLPDALLPDLPAMVGPKQLIVLGNKVDLLPQDAPGYCQRIRKRLWDDCVRAGLLRCPGHRGPLDLGGDGHRDLAENPNPPAQPRPVLRDVRLISAKTGYGIEELISALQRSWRYRGDVYLVGATNAGKSTLFNTLLESDYCTAKGAEAIDRATISPWPGTTLNLLKFPICNPTPYRMFERYKRLKKDAAKTEEDLSEQEQGQLNHLKKHGYLVGRVGRTFIYSKEQKDKPAFEFDADSLAFDMGNEPVLVADKPTKKVELTPEDVRDAHWFHDTPGITKENCILNLLTEKEVNIVLPTHSIVPRTFVLKPGSVLFLGAIGRIDFLQGNHSAWFTVLASKLLPVHITSLDRADAVYQKHAGHTLLKVPMGGEERMAEFPPLVAEDITLGEGLGETEAVADIKFSSAGWVAVTPQFKDRLHLRGHTPRGTVLTVRPPLLPHIVNIKGMRIKKSVAYKTKTPASLVYNLQRKK from the exons ATGCTACCCACTCTTGTAACCCGCGGGTTGCTCTTCCCGGTGCTGAGGGGATCCGCTCCCGCGGTGGTCCGCCATGGCCTCCGGGAGCAGCTCATCAAGAAGAGATGCGCGGCGTCTTCTTTCTTGCAGCACTCCTCCGGCCTGGGACACGAGCTTCACCATGGCCGGACGGCAAGTGGGGACTACGGAGGAGAGACTGATATGGAGGAGCGTTTTCTGTTCCCCGAATATATTCCGGAGCCAGTGCCCGAGCCGACTCCCGAAGAGCAGCTGCGGGAGCTACAGCAGCGGCAGGAGGAGCAGGAGCGGCGGAGTCAGGAGCGGCGGGAGGAGCGGCGGCAGCAGAAGCTAAGGGCCAGCCGTCGTCGGGTGCACCTGGTGGTGGGGCATCCGGACCCGACGGTGCCATCCAGCGGCGTGAGCTGCTCGGGCTGCGGGGCCGAGCTGCATTGCCAGGAACCCGGCGTGCCCGGCTACCTGCCCAGCGAGAAGTTCCTCAGGGCAGCGGCGCAGGAGGACGGCGGGCTGGCGCGGACCGTGTGCCAGCGGTGCTGGCTGCTGGTGCACCACCGGCGCGCCCTGCGCCTGCAGGTGAGCCGCGAGCAGTACCTGGAGCTGGTGAGCACCGCGCTGCGGCGGCCGGGGCCCGCCCTCGTGCTCTACATGGTAGATCTGCTGGACCTGCCCGACGCCCTGCTGCCCGACCTGCCAGCCATGGTGGGCCCCAAGCAACTGATCGTGCTGGGCAACAAGGTGGACCTGCTGCCCCAGGACGCTCCCGGCTACTGCCAGCGTATCCGGAAGCGGCTGTGGGACGACTGTGTCCGCGCCGGGCTCCTGCGGTGCCCTGGCCACCGAGGACCACTGGACCTCGGCGGGGACGGGCATCGGGACCTAGCGGAGAATCCGAATCCCCCGGCCCAGCCCCGCCCGGTGCTTAGGGACGTGCGGCTGATCAGTGCCAAGACAGGCTACGGAATCGAAGAATTGATCTCTGCGCTTCAGCGCTCCTGGCGCTATCGCGGCGACGTCTACCTGGTGGGTGCCACCAACGCCGGCAAGTCCACTCTCTTCAACACGCTCCTGGAGTCCGACTACTGCACCGCCAAGGGCGCCGAGGCCATCGACAGAGCTACCATCTCCCCATGGCCAG GTACTACATTAAACCTTCTGAAGTTTCCTATTTGTAACCCAACTCCTTACAGAATGTTTGAAAGGTACAAAAGGCTTAAAAAAGATGCAGCCAAAACTGAAGAAGATCTTAGTGAGCAAGAACAAGGTCAACTTAATCACTTGAAAAAGCATGGTTATCTAGTAG GAAGAGTTGGAAGAACATTCatatattcaaaagaacagaAGGATAAACCTGcctttgagtttgatgctgattcACTTGCCTTTGACATGGGAAATGAACCTGTTCTGGTTGCAGACAAACCCACCAAAAAAGTAGAATTGACCCCAGAAGATGTGAGAGATGCCCACTGGTTTCATGACACTCCTggaattacaaaagaaaattgt ATTTTAAATCTTCTAacagaaaaagaagtaaatattGTTTTACCAACACATTCCATTGTTCCAAGAACTTTTGTACTTAAACCAGGAAGTGTTCTTTTTTTGGGCGCTATAGGCCGCATAGATTTTCTGCAG ggAAATCATTCAGCTTGGTTTACAGTTTTGGCTTCCAAACTCCTTCCTGTGCATATTACTTCCTTGGACAGGGCAGACGCTGTATATCAGAAGCATGCAGGTCATACATTACTCAAG GTGCCCATGGGTGGAGAAGAACGAATGGCAGAATTCCCTCCTCTTGTTGCTGAAGACATTACATTAGGAGAAGGACTTGGAGAAACTGAAGCAGTGGCTGACATCAAATTTTCCTCTGCAG GTTGGGTTGCAGTAACACCTCAGTTTAAGGACAGACTGCATCTCCGAGGCCATACACCTCGAGGAACAGTTCTGACGGTCCGGCCTCCTCTCTTGCCACATATTGTTAACATCAAAGGAATGCGCATCAAGAAAAGCGTGGCCTATAAAACCAAGACACCTGCTTCCCTTGTGTACAATCTGCAGAGGAAGAAATAA